From the genome of Mixophyes fleayi isolate aMixFle1 chromosome 2, aMixFle1.hap1, whole genome shotgun sequence, one region includes:
- the DDN gene encoding dendrin, producing the protein MTKQRMDSRRWMDLDGSWVYSTNPRRHPDNPLKYSTLPSGNHNTYRRVTDISRRPADDGGKYGTIPGRFFSREPVRNQSPYRLRSTSRLPQSVILQDSTNWDPFLQPQTRSSTMGRNADTSDVRIRDNFQYDSRIRDRFHSDWDKNISRNNALDHEMKRQKLPRNTHSEIVNSSSSTKHRQRGKLIQMDSFYGGWEPHYTLENKVKVAKHDEWEPLTHPPKALQNQLLSRTIKVELPQSEKAKSPVTKTETIQEKKRWWSKLVKQSKTGLANDITLEAPQEKTSKINMEQCSLMNHGIHKQEGFKENCPQIRKRKRPPPYVPPPSYDYPHRTFSINKEKLTHTRGSNQSAVNQIILLNDSENWQVSREKMPRYSVERVSASKANLSPVPNVGNRGEEKQKIDQSYQNIMQARKLPQTYSTWTGSKSDDFIDHIYEIVEGGNIQLSTPTFHKDRPDVGLPAGEMIYGRVSIPLQREPSMPYTLPRTSNKGINNENETIRRKNKSKQMPPFDARPPIPLHGVKLPRELGFSYTSGKLKSMDKKIGGDRSIKESDNNEPGSDWGRPLRVMSSKESKTTGPSYTSLNKGEYSWHSHTLPLKKDYMKTYMQEERTHVDSRNRIISNQDTDIRKRREPEKISTLPGRGRNQNWWRYEDGLKIGMDSEPSRAVRSVPPDTLTNEVGRRSQPKEVAPEISQPSSTKESDGLFVIDATCVVVRAEYIFPPVMEQVTFLHNGTSKGDILSNNVNSTGFVKNERTPHLSSHPQHFSNLTLKSCSQKTDSTAQHRNELSKERLAPSLRERAIRILGLSMGELDSLNEARDQCKTIRSKTGAVNADQEPGAHEQDFDILNEKLNGNNNRKESKIRNCKELPCILEAISSETEDLSVQMNSQRPRYDDATVDTDELRSEQNILISDIQNKNIPEPSYFKTDNVQNPATIVSEENDDYVQEPLLNHQSFSLVEVDSCLTEESFDLTKSPSRVPDYIKTETSMNELLLEEAEPKLAAQACNTSTKTLEFHVPEKQEQFECMLVEAKEKQCIAKENDKERKLVIPMRTNEQKYSENQWQVKSTKCANDGPSSADLSECVEPDQPCLILSKKRERDFCFNSQTDQISSPRPPVKVYTRRPNYYAKDLREAVSRIRRHTAPDSDTDEDIEKPILDAIKDEESVPDECGTSCSSDTSDSEVTVILCDAGKEVETIYSSEDTDVGGVNGQSREEVTVWDLMVAESPTVTLQSNEIGEQSNISQRPEQEPVFDLNSCIDEILQELRKTEQEFFPNNEDHCSVSTTTSPPTTGKPKINVGFDMESSLSE; encoded by the exons GTTTTTCAGCAGAGAACCGGTCAGGAATCAGTCTCCTTACAGACTACGTTCTACTTCCAGACTGCCGCAGAGTGTGATTCTGCAAGATTCTACAAACTGGGATCCCTTTCTCCAACCACAAACTAGAAGTTCCACAATGGGGAGAAATGCGGATACAAGTGATGTACGAATAAGAGACAATTTCCAATATGATTCAAGAATAAGAGACAGATTCCATTCTGACTGGGACAAGAATATATCCAGGAATAATGCTTTAGATCATGAAATGAAAAGACAGAAGTTGCCCAGAAACACACATTCAGAAATAGTGAACTCTTCCTCTTCTACTAAGCACAGACAAAGAGGGAAGCTCATACAAATGGATTCTTTCTATGGAGGATGGGAGCCTCATTATACATTGGAGAATAAGGTGAAAGTAGCAAAGCATGATGAGTGGGAACCTTTGACTCACCCTCCTAAGGCTTTGCAGAATCAGTTACTGTCACGAACAATCAAGGTGGAACTGCCTCAGTCAGAAAAAGCAAAATCGCCTGTCACAAAAACTGAAACCATTCAAGAAAAGAAAAGGTGGTGGTCTAAGCTAGTAAAACAATCTAAAACAGGATTGGCCAATGACATCACTTTGGAGGCCCCACAGGAAAAAACAAGTAAGATAAATATGGAACAATGCTCATTAATGAATCATGGAATTCACAAACAGGAAGGCTTCAAAGAAAATTGTCCccaaataagaaaaagaaaaagacccCCACCTTATGTCCCACCACCTTCTTATGATTACCCACATCGTACCTTCTCtattaataaagaaaaacttACTCATACTAGAGGCTCTAACCAAAGTGCCGTTAATCAAATAATATTGCTGAACGACAGTGAGAACTGGCAAGTGAGTAGGGAAAAAATGCCAAGGTACAGTGTGGAGCGCGTTAGTGCTTCTAAGGCAAACTTGTCTCCTGTCCCAAATGTGGGGAATAGAGGAGAGGAGAAGCAAAAAATTGACCAAAGTTATCAGAACATAATGCAGGCTAGAAAACTTCCTCAAACCTATAGCACATGGACAGGATCTAAATCTGATGACTTCATTGATCACATATATGAAATTGTGGAAGGTGGGAACATTCAGCTTTCTACACCTACCTTCCACAAAGATAGGCCTGATGTTGGTTTACCTGCTGGTGAAATGATCTATGGGAGAGTTTCCATACCTCTGCAAAGGGAGCCATCAATGCCATACACATTGCCAAGGACAAGTAATAAAGGAATCAATAATGAAAATGAAACAATCAGaaggaaaaataaaagtaaacaaatgCCACCCTTTGATGCAAGGCCACCAATTCCATTGCATGGAGTAAAATTGCCAAGAGAATTGGGTTTTAGCTATACAAGTGGAAAATTGAAAAGTATGGATAAAAAGATTGGAGGAGACAGAAGTATCAAGGAATCAGACAATAATGAACCAGGGAGTGATTGGGGAAGACCACTGAGAGTTATGTCAAGTAAAGAATCAAAAACAACAGGTCCCTCATATACCTCCTTAAATAAAGGGGAGTACAGTTGGCATAGTCATACTCTTCCCTTGAAAAAAGACTATATGAAAACATATATGcaggaagaaaggactcatgttGATTCTAGAAACCGTATAATATCTAATCAGGATACAGACATTCGTAAGAGGAGAGAACCTGAAAAAATCAGCACTTTACCAGGTAGGGGCCGTAACCAAAATTGGTGGAGGTATGAAGATGGTCTTAAAATAGGTATGGATTCTGAGCCTTCTAGAGCAGTGAGGTCTGTGCCTCCTGATACACTTACTAATGAGGTAGGGCGACGGAGTCAACCTAAGGAAGTTGCGCCAGAGATTAGTCAGCCTTCATCAACCAAGGAAAGTGATGGTTTGTTTGTCATAGATGCAACTTGTGTTGTTGTTAGAGCAGAGTATATTTTTCCACCAGTGATGGAGCAAGTTACATTTTTACATAATGGTACTTCAAAAGGAGATATCCTATCCAATAACGTTAACTCTACAGGTTTTGTTAAAAATGAGAGAACACCTCATCTGTCTTCTCATCCACAGCATTTTTCAAATTTAACACTAAAATCCTGTTCACAGAAGACTGATTCCACAGCTCAACATCGTAATGAGCTGTCCAAGGAGAGATTGGCTCCAAGCCTTAGGGAAAGAGCAATTCGTATTCTGGGGCTTTCTATGGGAGAATTAGACTCTCTTAATGAAGCTCGAGATCAATGCAAAACAATTAGGTCTAAGACAGGAGCTGTTAATGCGGATCAAGAGCCTGGAGCCCATGAGCAAGATTTTGATATACTGAATGAGAAACTTAATGGAAATAATAACAGGAAAGAATCTAAGATCAGGAATTGTAAAGAACTGCCTTGCATTTTAGAGGCAATTTCTTCAGAGACAGAAGATCTTAGTGTTCAAATGAACAGCCAAAGGCCACGGTATGATGATGCCACTGTAGACACTGATGAATTGAGGTCAGAACAAAATATACTAATTTCTGACATACAGAATAAAAACATTCCTGAGCCATCTTACTTCAAGACAGACAATGTACAAAATCCAGCAACGATAGTATCTGAGGAAAATGATGATTATGTACAAGAACCCCTGCTAAATCATCAGAGCTTCTCTCTGGTGGAGGTGGACTCATGTTTGACGGAGGAAAGCTTTGATCTAACTAAATCCCCTAGTAGAGTTCCTGATTATATAAAAACTGAAACATCCATGAATGAGCTGCTACTGGAGGAAGCGGAGCCTAAGCTTGCAGCACAAGCCTGTAATACATCAACCAAAACATTAGAATTCCATGTCCCTGAAAAGCAAGAGCAATTTGagtgtatgttagtagaagctAAGGAGAAACAATGTATTGCTAAGGAAAATGACAAAGAAAGAAAACTTGTAATACCCATGAGAACAAATGAACAAAAATACTCCGAAAATCAATGGCAAGTAAAAAGTACCAAATGTGCAAATGATGGTCCAAGTTCTGCAGATCTTTCTGAATGCGTTGAACCAGATCAGCCATGTTTGATACTAAGCAAGAAAAGAGAGCGTGATTTTTGCTTCAATTCTCAAACAGATCAAATATCATCCCCTAGACCCCCGGTGAAAGTGTATACAAGGAGGCCTAATTACTACGCCAAAGATCTAAGAGAAGCTGTGTCACGTATTAGACGCCACACTGCCCCAGATTCCGACACGGATGAGGATATAGAGAAGCCTATTCTTGACGCAATAAAGGATGAAGAATCGGTACCAGACGAATGTGGGACTTCATGCAGCTCAGACACATCAGACTCTGAAGTCACAGTAATATTGTGTGATGCTGGAAAGGAAGTAGAAACAATATATTCTTCTGAAGATACTGATGTTGGTGGAGTAAATGGACAAAGTAGAGAAGAAGTGACTGTATGGGATCTTATGGTAGCAGAGTCTCCAACAGTAACCTTGCAAAGTAATGAAATTGGAGAGCAGTCTAACATTTCTCAGAGACCTGAACAAGAACCGGTATTTGACCTAAACAGCTGCATTGATGAGATACTCCAGGAGTTGAGAAAAACTGAACAAGAATTCTTTCCAAACAATGAAGACCATTGTAGTGTCTCAACAACTACCAGCCCTCCAACAACAG GAAAACCTAAGATAAATGTGGGTTTTGATATGGAGTCTTCACTGTCAGAATGA